The proteins below are encoded in one region of Sphingopyxis sp. YR583:
- a CDS encoding M13 family metallopeptidase: MKTGFLGVASLAIAAALAAPALAQDGSPSPSLMADEAAGGTESGSLKALTFGNWGVDLGARDTSVKPGDDFDKYANGAWFARTEIPSDQASAGVDYDVYNLTQRQLRAVVAGAPATSQVGGLYQSFMDEARVETLGAKPLLADMAAVAAIKDKSEMARFMGSTQGTFGATIVGGGPYADTADPTVNVLWLGQGGLGLPERDYYLNDSFKPQRDAYRAYIARTMKMAGNADPEKAADAIMAFETEIAKVSWAIADRRDIGKINNPMSSDELAAYAPGLDWKAWFAGSGIAPQKRIIVNENSAIRDIAALYAKTPLDTIKLWQQFHVADNAAPYLSKAFVDSRFEYTKALSGVGELRPRWKRGLTLVDGSLGELVGETYSKQYFPASSKAKMEVLVTNLKLAMGDRIRNNSWMAPATKEAALAKLAKMDVMVGYPDKWRDYSGLKIDPADLYGNVKRSAAFEYAYALSDLNKPVDRKKWSMNPQEVNAYNGGLENKIVFPAGILQAPYFSESVDDAVNYGAIGAVIGHEITHGFDDQGRKIDAEGAVRDWWTPEDAARFDAQAKAFGAQYATYEAAPGSFINPDLTMGENIADLAGLEVAYDAYRRSLGGKPAPVIDGLTGDQRFFLAFAQAWRTKQREDAIKQQVASDPHSPARWRIIGPVRNVDAWYKAFSVAAGAKYYLKPEERTRIW; the protein is encoded by the coding sequence ATGAAGACGGGATTTTTGGGCGTGGCCTCGCTGGCCATTGCAGCCGCATTGGCGGCGCCGGCACTGGCGCAGGATGGTTCGCCATCGCCTTCGCTGATGGCCGACGAAGCCGCGGGCGGAACCGAAAGCGGATCGCTGAAGGCGCTGACCTTCGGCAATTGGGGCGTCGACCTCGGCGCCCGCGATACGTCGGTGAAGCCCGGCGACGATTTCGACAAATATGCCAATGGCGCGTGGTTTGCGCGCACCGAAATTCCGTCGGACCAGGCTTCGGCCGGGGTCGATTACGACGTCTATAACCTGACGCAGCGCCAGTTGCGCGCGGTCGTCGCGGGGGCGCCCGCGACGAGCCAGGTCGGCGGCCTTTATCAAAGCTTCATGGACGAGGCGCGTGTCGAAACGCTTGGCGCCAAGCCGTTGCTCGCCGATATGGCGGCAGTCGCCGCGATCAAGGACAAGAGCGAAATGGCCCGCTTCATGGGCAGTACGCAGGGAACGTTCGGTGCGACGATCGTTGGCGGTGGCCCCTATGCCGACACGGCTGATCCGACGGTCAATGTGTTGTGGCTGGGGCAAGGGGGACTGGGACTTCCCGAGCGCGATTATTATCTGAACGACAGCTTCAAGCCGCAGCGCGATGCGTACCGCGCCTATATCGCGCGGACGATGAAGATGGCGGGCAATGCCGACCCCGAAAAGGCGGCCGATGCGATCATGGCGTTCGAGACCGAGATCGCCAAGGTGAGTTGGGCGATCGCCGACCGCCGCGACATCGGCAAGATCAACAACCCGATGTCGTCGGACGAACTTGCCGCCTATGCGCCCGGTCTCGATTGGAAGGCATGGTTCGCGGGGTCGGGCATCGCGCCGCAAAAGCGCATCATCGTCAACGAGAATAGTGCGATCCGCGACATTGCGGCGCTCTACGCCAAGACGCCGCTCGACACGATCAAGCTGTGGCAGCAATTCCATGTCGCCGACAATGCGGCACCCTATCTGTCGAAGGCGTTCGTCGACAGCCGCTTCGAATATACCAAGGCGCTGAGCGGTGTCGGCGAACTGCGCCCACGTTGGAAACGCGGGCTAACGCTGGTTGACGGCAGCCTTGGCGAACTCGTCGGTGAAACCTATTCGAAGCAATATTTCCCGGCGAGCTCGAAGGCGAAGATGGAGGTGCTCGTCACCAACCTGAAGCTCGCGATGGGCGACCGCATCCGGAACAACAGCTGGATGGCGCCTGCCACGAAAGAAGCCGCGCTCGCTAAGCTAGCGAAGATGGACGTAATGGTCGGCTATCCCGATAAATGGCGCGATTATTCCGGGCTCAAGATCGATCCCGCGGACCTGTACGGCAATGTGAAGCGCAGTGCGGCGTTCGAATATGCCTATGCGCTGTCGGACCTGAACAAGCCGGTCGACCGCAAGAAATGGTCGATGAACCCGCAGGAAGTGAACGCCTATAATGGCGGGCTGGAAAACAAGATCGTGTTCCCCGCCGGAATCCTGCAGGCACCCTATTTCAGCGAAAGCGTCGACGACGCCGTAAACTATGGCGCGATCGGCGCGGTGATCGGCCACGAGATCACGCACGGCTTCGACGATCAGGGCCGCAAGATCGACGCTGAAGGGGCGGTGCGCGACTGGTGGACGCCCGAAGATGCGGCGCGTTTCGATGCGCAGGCCAAGGCGTTCGGCGCACAATATGCGACCTATGAGGCAGCACCGGGATCTTTCATCAACCCCGACCTGACGATGGGCGAGAATATCGCCGATCTAGCCGGGCTGGAGGTCGCCTATGACGCCTATCGTCGATCGCTGGGTGGAAAACCGGCGCCGGTGATCGATGGCCTGACCGGCGACCAGCGCTTCTTTCTCGCCTTTGCGCAGGCTTGGCGGACCAAGCAGCGCGAAGATGCGATCAAGCAGCAGGTCGCGAGCGATCCGCACAGCCCGGCGCGCTGGCGTATCATCGGGCCGGTGCGCAACGTCGATGCGTGGTACAAGGCGTTCAGCGTCGCCGCGGGCGCCAAATATTATCTGAAGCCCGAGGAACGCACACGGATCTGGTAG
- the uvrA gene encoding excinuclease ABC subunit UvrA produces MSLTHIKVRGAREHNLKGVDVDLPRDALIVITGLSGSGKSSLAFDTIYAEGQRRYVESLSAYARQFLEMMQKPDVEHIDGLSPAISIEQKTTSRNPRSTVATVTEIYDYMRLLWARVGIPYSPTTGEPISAQTVTDMVDRVMALPEGTRAYLLAPVVRGRKGEYKKELAQWQKDGFTRVRIDGEFYEIGDAPALDKKYKHDIEVVVDRIAVREGLGTRLADSFETALKLAEGLAYVDLADGPVPGREEEDTGGAMKGAGIPANRLIFSEKFACPVSGFTIAEIEPRLFSFNAPQGACPACDGLGERQEFDPDLVVPNHALSLKKGAVVPWAKSNPPSPYYMQVLESLGKSYGFDLTTPWQDLPGEVQLIILYGTGGKPVELTFKDGKRTYTTNKAFEGVIGNLNRRLLQTESAWMREELSKYQAPHPCETCHGARLRPEPLAVKIASEDISMSAQRSVADALNWFSTLDEKLNDTQKQIAKAILKEINERLGFLNNVGLDYLNLNRTSGTLSGGESQRIRLASQIGSGLSGVLYVLDEPSIGLHQRDNDRLLATLKRLRDLGNTVIVVEHDEDAIRHADYVVDMGPGAGLHGGEIVAEGTLDEVLANTKSLTAAYLTGAKKIEVPKHRRKGNGFDLVLKGARANNLNNVTAKIPLGTFTCVTGLSGSGKSSLIIDTLYASAARVLNGARMIAGPHDSLKGLEHCDKVIDIDQSPIGRTPRSNPATYTGAFTIIRDWFAGLPESQARGYKPGRFSFNVKGGRCETCTGDGLIKIEMHFLPDVYVTCETCHGKRYNRETLEVKFKGHSIADVLDMTVEDAAEFFKAVPSIREKMAMLVRVGLGYIKVGQQATTLSGGEAQRVKLAKELSRRSTGQTLYILDEPTTGLHFEDVRKLLEVLQALVDQGNSVVVIEHNLDVIKTADYILDLGPEGGVKGGEIVAAGTPEQVVKEKRSFTGQYLAPLLGK; encoded by the coding sequence ATGAGTCTCACCCACATTAAAGTGCGCGGCGCGCGCGAGCATAATCTCAAAGGCGTCGACGTCGACCTGCCGCGCGATGCGCTGATCGTCATCACCGGCCTGTCGGGTAGCGGCAAATCGTCGCTCGCCTTCGACACCATCTATGCCGAGGGGCAGCGGCGCTATGTCGAGAGCCTGTCGGCCTATGCGCGCCAGTTCCTCGAGATGATGCAAAAGCCCGACGTCGAGCATATCGACGGGCTGTCGCCGGCGATCAGCATCGAGCAGAAGACGACCAGCCGCAACCCGCGCTCGACCGTCGCGACGGTCACCGAGATTTACGACTATATGCGCCTGCTCTGGGCGCGCGTCGGCATTCCCTATTCGCCGACGACCGGCGAGCCGATCAGCGCGCAGACGGTCACCGACATGGTCGACCGCGTGATGGCGCTGCCCGAAGGGACGCGTGCCTATCTTCTCGCGCCCGTCGTGCGCGGCCGCAAGGGCGAGTATAAGAAGGAACTCGCGCAGTGGCAGAAGGACGGCTTCACGCGCGTCCGCATCGACGGCGAATTCTACGAGATCGGCGACGCGCCGGCGCTCGACAAGAAATACAAGCATGATATCGAAGTCGTCGTCGACCGCATCGCGGTGCGCGAAGGCCTCGGTACGCGGCTCGCCGACAGCTTCGAGACCGCGCTCAAGCTCGCCGAAGGGCTTGCCTATGTCGACCTCGCCGACGGCCCGGTTCCGGGGCGCGAGGAAGAAGACACCGGCGGCGCGATGAAGGGCGCGGGGATCCCGGCGAACCGCCTGATCTTCTCCGAAAAATTCGCCTGCCCTGTCTCGGGCTTCACGATTGCCGAGATCGAACCGCGGCTGTTCAGCTTCAACGCACCGCAGGGTGCATGCCCGGCCTGCGACGGCCTCGGCGAACGGCAGGAGTTCGACCCCGACCTCGTCGTCCCCAACCATGCGCTCAGCCTGAAGAAGGGCGCGGTCGTACCTTGGGCGAAATCGAACCCGCCCTCACCTTATTATATGCAGGTGCTCGAAAGCCTCGGCAAATCCTATGGCTTTGACCTTACGACCCCGTGGCAGGATCTGCCCGGCGAGGTGCAGCTGATCATCCTCTACGGCACCGGCGGCAAGCCCGTCGAGCTGACCTTCAAGGACGGTAAGCGCACCTACACGACGAATAAGGCGTTCGAGGGCGTCATCGGCAATCTCAACCGCCGCCTGCTCCAGACCGAAAGCGCGTGGATGCGCGAGGAACTGAGCAAATATCAGGCGCCGCACCCGTGCGAGACCTGCCATGGCGCGCGCCTCCGCCCCGAACCGCTCGCGGTGAAGATCGCGAGCGAGGACATCAGCATGTCGGCGCAGCGTAGTGTCGCGGATGCCCTCAATTGGTTCAGCACGCTCGACGAGAAGCTGAACGACACGCAAAAGCAGATCGCCAAGGCGATCCTAAAAGAGATCAACGAGCGCCTCGGCTTCCTCAACAATGTCGGGCTCGATTACCTCAACCTCAACCGTACCTCGGGCACGCTCTCGGGGGGCGAGAGCCAGCGCATCCGCCTCGCTTCGCAGATCGGCAGCGGGCTGTCGGGCGTGCTCTATGTCCTCGACGAGCCGAGCATCGGCCTCCACCAGCGCGACAACGACCGGCTGCTCGCGACGCTCAAGCGCCTCCGCGACCTCGGCAACACCGTGATCGTCGTCGAACATGACGAGGATGCGATCCGCCACGCCGATTATGTCGTCGACATGGGCCCCGGCGCGGGCCTCCATGGCGGCGAGATCGTCGCCGAGGGCACGCTCGACGAAGTGCTCGCGAACACGAAGAGCCTGACCGCGGCGTACCTCACCGGTGCCAAGAAGATCGAAGTGCCGAAGCATCGCCGCAAGGGCAACGGCTTCGACCTCGTGCTCAAGGGCGCGCGCGCGAACAACCTCAACAATGTCACCGCGAAAATCCCGCTCGGTACATTCACCTGCGTCACCGGCCTGTCGGGCAGCGGCAAGTCGAGCCTGATCATCGACACGCTCTATGCCAGCGCAGCACGCGTGCTCAACGGCGCGCGGATGATCGCGGGACCGCACGACAGCCTGAAAGGGCTGGAGCATTGCGACAAGGTGATCGACATCGACCAGTCGCCGATCGGCCGCACCCCGCGGTCGAACCCCGCGACATATACCGGCGCCTTCACGATCATCCGAGACTGGTTCGCGGGGCTGCCCGAAAGCCAGGCGCGCGGTTACAAGCCCGGGCGCTTCAGCTTCAACGTCAAGGGCGGACGCTGCGAGACCTGCACCGGCGACGGCCTCATCAAGATCGAGATGCACTTCCTGCCCGACGTCTATGTGACGTGTGAGACGTGCCACGGCAAACGCTACAACCGCGAAACGCTCGAGGTGAAGTTCAAAGGCCACAGCATCGCCGACGTGCTCGACATGACGGTCGAGGATGCTGCCGAGTTCTTCAAGGCGGTGCCGTCGATCCGCGAAAAGATGGCGATGCTCGTCCGCGTCGGACTCGGCTATATCAAGGTCGGGCAGCAGGCGACGACGTTGTCGGGCGGCGAGGCGCAGCGCGTCAAGCTCGCCAAGGAACTCTCGCGCCGTTCGACCGGTCAGACGCTCTACATCCTCGACGAGCCGACCACCGGCCTCCATTTCGAAGATGTCCGCAAGCTGCTCGAAGTGCTGCAGGCACTCGTCGATCAGGGGAACAGCGTCGTGGTGATCGAGCATAATCTCGATGTCATCAAGACCGCCGACTATATCCTCGACCTCGGCCCCGAAGGCGGGGTCAAGGGCGGCGAGATCGTCGCGGCGGGAACGCCCGAGCAAGTGGTGAAGGAGAAGCGCAGCTTCACCGGGCAATATCTGGCGCCGCTGCTGGGGAAATGA